AATAGTCAACGACAATGCCCAGGATAACATCGGCAACACCATGAATGCCGGCAAGGTGATCGTGCATGGCCATGCGGGCGACGTTCTCGGCTACGGCATGCGCGGCGGCCGCATCCACATCCGCAAGGACGTGGGCTACCGCGTCGGGATTCACATGAAGTCATACGAAGACAACAAGCCGGTACTTGTTGCGGGAGGCAAGGCAGGCGACTTTTTCGGCGAGTACATGGCTGGTGGCGTCCTCATCCTTCTCGACATGTTCAGCGACGAGCCGGAGAAACCGAAGCACGGCTTCCGCTTCGGCACCGGCATGCACGGCGGCACCATTTTCGTACGGGGCGGCGTGGACGAAGCCAAGCTTTCCCGGGAGGTGGGAGTCTTCGATCTTACCGATGAAGACCGGATTGAGCTGGAAGGTTATCTTAAGGAATATTGCGACGACCTCTACATTGATTACGCTGAAGTGGTTCAGGAGAAGTTCGTGAAGATACTTCCCCGGAGCAAGCGCCCCTACGGCAACCTCTATTGCCCGATGCCCCGCTGAGGCGCACACTGAATATCCCTACTGAATATGCAAAAGGAAGGCTGAATGGCCTTCCTTTTGCATTTGTAAAAATCCTGTGGAGTTCACCGTGTCAGTGTCCACCAGAAGTGTCAATGGGTCGAAATAATTGACATCGCAAACTGGTTTCTGATACGAATAATCGTTCGTTTCATCGGAACAAAAATGTAAGGCGGGTAAATAGCAATGGACTTCAAGATGTTAAGCAGGAGAAATTTCCTTAAGGTCTCCCTCACAGGGGCACTTACTCTCATGACCGTAGGGCCGTCATTCGGAAGCTTCGAGGCAACACCGCAAGAAATCCTCCCCCCCGGCCAATTATCCCTTTTCAATACTCACACGCAAGAAAGAATCTCCTTAACCTTCCGGGACGCAGATGGAAATTACGATCTTGATTCCCTTAACACTCTCAACTGGATTCTCCGCTGCCACTACACCAACGAAGCAACGGAAATGGATGTCAACACCCTCGAGTTCCTGAACCTTGTGGACAAAAAGCTCGGCGGCAACAACGAAATTCACATCATCTCAGCCTACCGTTCTCCCACCTACAACAACCTGCTGCGCGAGTCCGGTCACGGAGTTGCCTCCAAAAGCCTCCATCTCTCCGGTAAAGCCATAGACATCTCCATCCCAGGGAAAAGCACTGCACTGATTCGCGAAGCTGCCGTTGACCTTCACCGGGGAGGAGTAGGTTTTTACCCCAGTTCCGGTTTTGTCCATATCGACTCGGGCAACTTCAGAACCTGGTAGATTACTCCGGAACAGTGCCCCCATTCAGCGGGCAGTATCACCCATTGAGGAATCCAGTTCATAATTGACACTGAAGCCGCCATCGCGCCGCGCCGCTGCGCTGAAGATGCCGGACACCTCCTCAAGCAGCAGTTCTCTCAGGAATTTCCTCTTTTTCGGCGGCATTATCAGCGTCGGCTCCCCCTTTATTCCCGCCAGCCGCCCCGCTTCCTCAACGGCATCCTCAAGGGTGCCAAGCCGGTCCACGAGCCGCAGGGCCAGGGCCTGCTCTCCGGTATAGACCCGGCCGTCGGCAAGGCGCCGGACCTCTTCCACCGGCAATTTCCTGGACTCTGCCACAGCTTTCACAAACTGCTCGTGGAGGTTGCCGATTACCCCCTGCAGGAGAGCCTTGTCCTCGTCGGTAAGAGGACGGACGGGCGAACCGGTATCCTTGAATTTCCCGCTTTTGAGGGTAAAAGCCTTCATCCCCACCTTATCCATGAGCCCTTCGACATTCGAAAGCTTCATGAGAACACCGATGCTCCCGGTGATGGTACCCGGGTTGGCGTAGATTACCGCTGCGGGAATGGCGACATGATACCCGCCCGAGGCAGCAACGCTTCCCATGGAAACAACCACTTTCTTCGTTTTGGCGAGCTTTTTCACGGCAGCGTAGATTTCCTGGGAAGGGCCGATGACCCCGCCGGGCGACTCTATCCTTAGAACTACCGCCTTCACGTTCGTTTTCTTCCGCATCTCCGCAAGCTGCTTCACCGTCTCGCCGGAATCCAGGATCGGCCCCTTGACCTCTACATAACCGATACCATCTCCGGAACTGTTGATAACCCCGTCGCCAAGGACAAGACGGGCAATCTGAACAGACATGGCAAACAACAGCAACAGGGTCGCCACGATGACTACAGCTATAATGACATGGGATTTTTTCATGGGGGATTCTCCACAAAATTTTAGCGCTGGCAGCAGGACATCATCCTTCACCAATTAAATCAGAGGAACGATT
The nucleotide sequence above comes from Geobacter benzoatilyticus. Encoded proteins:
- the sppA gene encoding signal peptide peptidase SppA, with the translated sequence MKKSHVIIAVVIVATLLLLFAMSVQIARLVLGDGVINSSGDGIGYVEVKGPILDSGETVKQLAEMRKKTNVKAVVLRIESPGGVIGPSQEIYAAVKKLAKTKKVVVSMGSVAASGGYHVAIPAAVIYANPGTITGSIGVLMKLSNVEGLMDKVGMKAFTLKSGKFKDTGSPVRPLTDEDKALLQGVIGNLHEQFVKAVAESRKLPVEEVRRLADGRVYTGEQALALRLVDRLGTLEDAVEEAGRLAGIKGEPTLIMPPKKRKFLRELLLEEVSGIFSAAARRDGGFSVNYELDSSMGDTAR
- a CDS encoding YcbK family protein, producing the protein MDFKMLSRRNFLKVSLTGALTLMTVGPSFGSFEATPQEILPPGQLSLFNTHTQERISLTFRDADGNYDLDSLNTLNWILRCHYTNEATEMDVNTLEFLNLVDKKLGGNNEIHIISAYRSPTYNNLLRESGHGVASKSLHLSGKAIDISIPGKSTALIREAAVDLHRGGVGFYPSSGFVHIDSGNFRTW